The genomic DNA GCTAATTTCGTGTACGGAAGTGATTTTCAAACTCCTATTTTCTCCCCCTGCACtctattctttctttttcctagtatttggatgaataaattagagGAAATCAAAGGGACAGATGCAAACTGAGTGCAAAAGGAGAAAACGGGAGAGTGAAAATCACTATCCTTTTTTAGTATGAATAGTTTAATTGAGAGAGAAGCACCTCTGTGGCATCACGTCGGAGGGCAAGCATGCCTGCCTCCACACATACAGCTTTTAGCTGTGCTCCATTGAAGTCATCGGTTGAGCGAGCCAATTCTTCGAAATTGACATCAGGATTAACATTCATCTTTCTTGAGTGAATctacaaaattaagaaaaaaatagtaataGATTAGAATGTTGTCAAGCGCAGAGTCATCACAAAACACATGCAATTGTAAAAGAGAAACCTGCAAAATTCGAGCTCTTGCTTCTTCAGTGGGATGTGGAAACTCAATTTTTCTATCCAACCTACCAGAACGCATAAGAGCGGGGTCGAGGATGTCAGCACGATTGGTTGCTGCTATCACCTGCATTTAAGACAATAAAGTTGGTTATGTCATCAAAATGAAGTTGGTTATGCAGCATGATTGGTTGTTGCTATCAACTGCATTTAAGATACCAACCAAGTACTGGAACTGGAACATCTACTACGTATTTCCAAATGCATCATAGTTGCAGGAAAAGCAAATAGACTTGCAGACAAGGAAACAAACCTTAATTCGATCATCGCTACTAAAGCCATCAAGCTGATTAAGCAACTCAAGCATTGTACGCTGCACCTCCCTATCTCCACTCACTTCACTGTAACCATAAATGAGAGAATATATTTCAATCAAGAAAGAATGCAATGATCAAATTGGATATCCACGATGAAATTGAATTCAACAAGTATAGTATACCTATCAAACCGCTTTGTACCAATTGCATCAATTTCATCTATGAAAATGATGCAGGGAGATTTCTCCTTTGCAAGCTGAAAGGCATCGCGAACAAGTTTTGCTCCATCCCCAATGAACATCTACATCCATTCCAAGTACAATTATTTTATTAAGGACACAGTTATAAATCTGAAGTTACAACAGTTGAGCACATTTACACAAGAGAGCAAGTTAATTCAGAGACTATTTACTCTCCCAAAAAGGATCAGTTCCTCCTAATCAGAAACAGGTAAAACGAAAGAAAATCTATGGAACAACTAATTTAAATCAACAAAACCCAAAGTATACAAACAAATCTATTATGCACTAGTATGTCAAAATCATTAGAAAAACACCTACCCATGCTCAACACACATTcttaattggaaaaaaaaatggtgtaaGTAATAATCATATTGAATTATGCTATACCTGAACCAGTTGTGGACCAGCTAGTTTCAAAAAAGTGGCATTTGTCTGCGCAGCACAAGCCCGAGCCATCAATGTTTTACCAGTTCCGGGAGGTCCATACAATAGCACTCCCTTTGGTGGACGAACCCCCAATTTCTGAAAACGCTCCTGGTGGGTCATGGGTAAAACAATTGCCTCAActagttcttgaatctgttgCATTGAAAAACAATTTAGGGTACAAAATCCAAATGTGTGGTATCTAAGTCTAAGAACACCATGAATGCCTCAAAAGCATGTCCAAAGTATGAAACTTGCCTGCTTCTCCAGCCCTCCAATGTCATTGTACTCTTCAGTTGGCTTTTCATCAACCTCCATAGCCTTTACCCGAGAATCATACTCAGACGGCAGAGTATCCAAGATCAGGTAACTATCTTTGTTCACACCAACAAGATCACCAGGCTTCAATTTATCAGGATCAACAAGCCCAACAACTGGCAGAAAGATCGTCTAGAGTAAAGCAAAACCCATAATTTGGCTTGTCAGTAATGCTTCCTATATAGTCTCTTTTAACCGAGAACACATAtatcagaaaaaagaaaatcaatgacAAAAGTCACCAAAGTCATTCGGGtaagataaaattatataacatAAGTATGCAGCCTTACCTGACGAGTAGATGTTTTCAAAACAACacactttccctttctttgggagtcaagaTCAATATTTGCACCATCCTCCTCAGCCTCATCTTCTGGGTTCATTTCCAGAATCTGACAGATACAGAATATTAGAGAATAAGGCTAACAGAACTCCCTCCCACACACCACCAAGAGACTAACATCAACTCAAAGAGCTTAAAGTTCTCAATACACTCTTATTGATATTAAATGAAAAACAACCACATAATAACTAGTTTAAATTACATCTTTGTAGACTCGTTATATGACTAAAATTAGAAAAGGACTGCGCGGAAATAGATGTCATGCTGCAATGACATGCATAAGGAGCCAAGTCCTCCAATTTGTTACACTTTATATAACAGCCATCATTCGTACTTCCATCTCTGAGATATTTGCTCGCACGGCAAATTAGGAACTCAAACAAGCCATATGGCCCATATccccctttaaaaaaaaaaaattctttcatgGTTTCAAAGAGTGTAGTTCAACTGGATTGTATGCTAACCATGGTACAAGATCTTATGCCAATTTCGATTCTCATATTCAGCGTATTCTAATTTTCGCTAAAGAGAGTTTCTATAATGACCTCAACTTCACTcaccctaataaaaaaaaatcaatactttctCTAAATTGTCTATATAACGGGCTTTTCGCACGAAAACAATTGAGAATACAAGAAGACAAATACCTCAACAATGTTGCCCACCAAGTACGGCAGCTGCTTATTGAGCTTAATCTTTTCC from Pyrus communis chromosome 17, drPyrComm1.1, whole genome shotgun sequence includes the following:
- the LOC137723687 gene encoding 26S proteasome regulatory subunit 6A homolog; translated protein: MANMMVEETSVEDDQLAAMTTEDIVRATRLLDNKIRIRKEEMSRSNLELDSYKEKTKENQEKIKLNKQLPYLVGNIVEILEMNPEDEAEEDGANIDLDSQRKGKCVVLKTSTRQTIFLPVVGLVDPDKLKPGDLVGVNKDSYLILDTLPSEYDSRVKAMEVDEKPTEEYNDIGGLEKQIQELVEAIVLPMTHQERFQKLGVRPPKGVLLYGPPGTGKTLMARACAAQTNATFLKLAGPQLVQMFIGDGAKLVRDAFQLAKEKSPCIIFIDEIDAIGTKRFDSEVSGDREVQRTMLELLNQLDGFSSDDRIKVIAATNRADILDPALMRSGRLDRKIEFPHPTEEARARILQIHSRKMNVNPDVNFEELARSTDDFNGAQLKAVCVEAGMLALRRDATEVNHEDFNEGIIQVQAKKKASLNYYA